The following proteins come from a genomic window of Nicotiana tomentosiformis chromosome 12, ASM39032v3, whole genome shotgun sequence:
- the LOC104087854 gene encoding UDP-glycosyltransferase 89B2-like, with translation MAFSGAQVLLFPFPTAGHIIPLLDLANHLINHHLKLTILVTPQNLPLLEPIRAIHPSDSIQTLCLSFPELPAGSSFAARVRATSELYNPIVDWFRTHPSPPVAIISDFFLGWTDKLAFRLGVRRIAFWPSGAFTCLVISHTWSNVEEILSTTNENSLITFTNIPNTPEYPRWKVCTLSSQYKKGDADWEFLRGGYFENMKSWGVVFNSCREIEGVFIDRVKKEMGHDRVWAVGPLLPLDNNMVGPYYFQRGGLSVMPRDEVMTWLDEKADDSVVYVSFGSRAMLTRQQADALARALECSGVNFVWCLRIQEEGHVAGNVDVVTKEYENRVANRGLIIKGWAPQVAILSHRTVSVFLTHCGWNSVLEGISSNVLILTWPMGADQFISAELLVNQLKVGIRACEGGCQVVPDSVELAHILSESISGARPQKERMSKLHHSVLEAVQKGGSSSQDLDAFVKQIGQPQTETS, from the coding sequence ATGGCGTTTTCTGGAGCACAAGTTCTCCTATTTCCATTTCCAACTGCAGGTCACATAATCCCCCTCCTTGACCTAGCCAACCACCTCATAAATCATCACCTAAAACTCACAATTCTTGTCACACCTCAAAACCTACCATTACTCGAGCCAATCCGAGCAATTCACCCTTCCGATTCTATTCAAACACTTTGCCTTTCATTTCCTGAACTCCCTGCTGGATCCAGTTTTGCTGCAAGGGTTCGTGCAACCTCTGAGCTTTACAATCCGATTGTCGATTGGTTCCGTACCCACCCATCACCTCCTGTGGCCATTATCTCAGATTTCTTCCTTGGTTGGACTGATAAACTGGCATTCCGACTAGGTGTTCGACGTATTGCCTTTTGGCCGTCCGGAGCTTTTACTTGCTTAGTTATAAGTCATACATGGAGCAACGTTGAAGAAATCTTGTCTACAACTAATGAGAACTCTTTGATCACTTTCACTAATATTCCCAATACGCCGGAATATCCTCGGTGGAAAGTGTGTACGTTGAGCAGTCAGTACAAAAAAGGAGACGCCGATTGGGAATTCTTGAGAGGTGGTTACTTTGAAAATATGAAGAGTTGGGGTGTTGTGTTTAACTCTTGTAGAGAAATAGAGGGTGTTTTTATCGATCGAGTAAAGAAAGAAATGGGCCATGATAGGGTTTGGGCCGTTGGGCCCTTGCTACCTTTGGACAATAATATGGTAGGTCCATATTATTTTCAACGTGGCGGGTTGAGTGTGATGCCACGTGATGAAGTGATGACGTGGTTAGACGAAAAGGCCGATGATTCAGTTGTTTACGTGAGCTTCGGGAGTCGTGCAATGTTGACACGACAGCAAGCGGATGCCCTGGCGAGGGCCTTGGAGTGTAGTGGGGTGAATTTCGTGTGGTGCTTGAGAATTCAAGAGGAAGGACACGTGGCAGGCAACGTGGACGTGGTCACGAAAGAATATGAGAATCGAGTAGCAAATAGAGGGTTGATAATCAAAGGTTGGGCTCCACAAGTTGCGATACTAAGTCATCGAACTGTGAGCGTTTTCTTGACTCATTGCGGATGGAACTCGGTACTAGAAGGCATATCCTCTAACGTGCTCATTCTAACATGGCCTATGGGTGCAGACCAATTTATAAGTGCAGAATTGTTGGTTAACCAACTCAAAGTGGGAATTAGAGCTTGCGAAGGTGGTTGTCAAGTAGTCCCAGATTCAGTCGAATTGGCTCATATCTTATCCGAGTCAATTAGTGGAGCTCGCCCACAGAAAGAGCGAATGAGTAAACTCCATCATTCTGTCTTAGAGGCTGTTCAAAAGGGAGGGAGCTCTAGTCAAGATTTGGATGCATTTGTCAAGCAAATAGGTCAACCTCAAACTGAAACTAGTTGA